In Streptomyces sp. NBC_01717, one DNA window encodes the following:
- a CDS encoding ABC transporter permease, protein MLTVALAALRTRWTTLIGTFVALALGVGLIATMGLGLASTFDAPDREPQRFAASPAVVMGKDTLTVPVRRGASTAQVTQRLAHPHPVDSELLSDLRALGPVAPAGRQATGSGGPDAVGVDAPVADVRRVVGDRAQVLTGDDRRRADPSTEQDAEALLTVNALLGTAAGITAFVSVFVVSSTFAFAVALRRREFGLLRTAGATPGQLRRLLLTEAAVVGTLASAAGCALGHWGAPHLAQLLVDGEAAPSWFTIRPVAWPLHAAFWTGPAVALAGVWAASRRAGRTGPAEALREADVDTGVLPPVRRLLGFALLAGAVFLMTKSLVTDASGLLKRKTYTTQPMVLITAAALLAPLLVRPSTRLLRLPGATGMLVRANTAASLRRTAAVAAPVLITVALAGSVLGSAMTVSQARAAEAREHTRADLVVTGEDLKGLEARPVPGAVLSASASTAVFVREEGTALIRSQARAVDDAKTLAAVERLPVVAGDLRDLDDRSIVVNEEWERHTVGATVRVWLGDGRPVSLRIAAVLAIGTGNNGAYVTAANAPTAPVDRIDVRLAPGADRAAVTAALRDTGGTVRSTDRWLAATHPRTSPQTRLGLIVVLGIALVYTALALANTLLMAGSVRSTELNALRLAGATRSQVLGVVAGETLFAVGLGSVLGMAVTAVNLAGLGAALATLSAPVTVAVQWPVVGGTAGACAVVAVAAAMAPKAVRHG, encoded by the coding sequence GTGCTGACCGTCGCCCTGGCCGCGCTGCGGACCCGTTGGACCACCCTCATCGGCACCTTCGTCGCCCTCGCGCTCGGCGTCGGGCTGATCGCGACCATGGGGCTGGGACTGGCCTCGACGTTCGACGCCCCCGACCGTGAGCCGCAACGGTTCGCCGCCTCCCCGGCGGTGGTGATGGGCAAGGACACGCTGACCGTGCCCGTGCGGCGTGGGGCGTCCACCGCGCAGGTCACGCAGCGACTGGCTCATCCACACCCTGTGGACAGCGAACTCCTGAGCGACCTTCGGGCGCTCGGCCCGGTGGCCCCGGCCGGACGACAGGCGACCGGCAGCGGCGGCCCGGACGCCGTCGGCGTGGACGCCCCCGTCGCCGACGTACGCCGCGTCGTCGGCGACCGCGCCCAGGTCCTCACCGGCGACGACCGCCGCCGCGCCGACCCGTCCACGGAACAGGACGCCGAGGCGCTGCTGACCGTGAACGCGCTGCTCGGCACGGCGGCCGGTATCACCGCATTCGTCTCGGTCTTCGTCGTCTCATCGACGTTCGCGTTCGCGGTGGCACTGCGTCGCCGCGAATTCGGTCTGCTGCGCACGGCGGGCGCCACCCCCGGCCAACTACGGCGGCTGCTGCTGACGGAAGCGGCCGTGGTCGGCACGCTCGCCTCGGCGGCCGGGTGCGCGCTGGGCCACTGGGGCGCACCGCACCTCGCGCAACTGCTGGTCGACGGCGAGGCGGCGCCCTCCTGGTTCACCATCCGCCCCGTGGCCTGGCCGCTGCACGCGGCCTTCTGGACCGGCCCGGCCGTGGCACTGGCGGGCGTATGGGCGGCGTCGCGGCGAGCGGGCAGGACCGGCCCGGCCGAGGCGTTGCGCGAGGCCGACGTCGATACGGGCGTCCTGCCGCCCGTGCGCCGGCTGCTGGGTTTCGCACTGCTCGCCGGCGCCGTGTTCCTGATGACGAAGTCGCTGGTCACGGATGCGTCCGGGCTGCTGAAGCGGAAGACCTACACCACCCAGCCGATGGTCCTGATCACGGCCGCGGCCCTGCTCGCGCCGCTGCTCGTACGCCCGTCGACCAGGCTGCTCCGTCTTCCCGGGGCGACAGGGATGCTCGTACGGGCGAATACGGCCGCGTCCCTGCGCCGCACCGCCGCGGTGGCCGCTCCCGTCCTGATCACGGTGGCACTGGCCGGTTCGGTGCTGGGCTCCGCGATGACGGTGTCGCAGGCGAGGGCCGCCGAGGCGCGCGAACACACCCGGGCCGATCTGGTCGTGACAGGCGAGGACCTGAAGGGCTTGGAGGCGCGGCCGGTTCCCGGGGCGGTGTTGTCCGCGTCGGCGTCGACCGCGGTCTTCGTACGGGAGGAAGGCACCGCCCTCATCAGATCGCAGGCACGGGCGGTCGACGACGCGAAGACCCTGGCGGCCGTCGAGCGGCTGCCGGTGGTGGCGGGCGACCTGCGCGATCTCGACGACCGCTCGATCGTCGTGAACGAGGAGTGGGAGCGGCACACGGTCGGTGCGACGGTACGGGTGTGGCTCGGCGACGGGCGGCCGGTGTCACTGCGGATCGCGGCGGTGCTGGCCATCGGGACGGGGAACAACGGGGCGTACGTCACGGCGGCGAACGCGCCGACGGCTCCGGTGGACCGGATCGACGTACGCCTCGCCCCCGGCGCGGACAGGGCGGCGGTCACGGCCGCCCTGCGCGACACCGGGGGGACGGTGCGGTCGACGGATCGGTGGCTGGCCGCGACTCATCCGCGCACGAGCCCGCAGACGCGGCTCGGCCTGATCGTGGTGCTGGGCATCGCCCTCGTGTACACGGCGCTCGCGCTCGCCAACACCCTGCTGATGGCCGGGTCCGTACGGTCCACGGAGCTGAACGCACTGCGACTGGCCGGGGCCACCCGGTCGCAGGTGCTCGGGGTCGTCGCCGGGGAGACGCTGTTCGCCGTGGGGCTCGGCTCGGTGCTCGGTATGGCCGTGACCGCGGTGAATCTGGCCGGACTCGGCGCCGCGCTGGCCACGCTGTCCGCGCCGGTCACGGTGGCGGTCCAGTGGCCGGTGGTGGGGGGTACGGCCGGGGCGTGTGCAGTGGTCGCGGTGGCGGCGGCCATGGCGCCGAAGGCCGTTCGACACGGGTGA
- a CDS encoding ABC transporter ATP-binding protein, translated as MTSAPATDSTDAADAVRLRSVRRVHGDVDALRGVDLAVRPGTFTAVMGPSGSGKSTLLHCAAGLDRPTSGTVEVGGTELTGLSERRLTLLRRDRIGFVFQSFNLVPSLTAAQNVALPLRLAGRRPSRTDVRASLARVGLADRANHRPTELSGGQQQRVALARALITRPAVLFGDEPTGALDTATSRQVLVMLRELVDRERQTIVMVTHDPVAAAHADRVVFLVDGQVADDLTGLTAERIAAWTAAGRTGTRQNVSGRTAPLLPAHTEAASC; from the coding sequence ATGACTTCCGCCCCTGCGACCGACTCCACCGATGCCGCCGACGCCGTGCGGCTCCGCTCCGTGCGACGCGTCCACGGAGACGTCGACGCCCTCCGTGGCGTCGACCTCGCCGTCCGCCCCGGCACCTTCACCGCCGTCATGGGACCGTCCGGCTCCGGCAAATCGACGCTCCTGCACTGCGCGGCCGGACTCGACCGGCCGACGTCCGGGACCGTCGAGGTGGGCGGTACGGAGCTGACCGGTCTGAGTGAGCGACGGCTGACCCTGCTGCGCCGGGACCGGATCGGCTTCGTCTTCCAGTCGTTCAACCTGGTCCCTTCGCTGACGGCCGCCCAGAACGTCGCGCTGCCCCTGCGGCTGGCCGGCCGCCGCCCGTCCCGTACCGACGTACGCGCCTCGCTCGCCCGGGTCGGTCTCGCCGACCGGGCGAACCACCGGCCCACCGAACTCTCCGGCGGCCAGCAGCAACGGGTGGCGCTGGCACGGGCGCTGATCACCCGGCCCGCGGTGCTCTTCGGCGACGAACCCACCGGCGCGCTGGACACCGCGACCAGCCGGCAGGTGCTGGTGATGCTGCGCGAACTGGTGGACCGGGAGCGGCAGACGATCGTGATGGTCACGCACGATCCGGTGGCGGCGGCCCATGCGGACCGGGTGGTCTTCCTGGTCGACGGGCAAGTGGCGGACGACCTGACCGGCCTCACCGCGGAACGGATCGCGGCCTGGACGGCCGCAGGACGAACAGGCACCCGGCAGAACGTCTCCGGCCGGACGGCTCCCCTCCTTCCCGCTCACACGGAGGCGGCGTCGTGCTGA
- a CDS encoding DUF2786 domain-containing protein, which produces MEPVIDQAFAAALYSDGDAGLDTGASLLAADPTADAELFRRGEEFVRRAWERGWQPADVVRIVRRELDETRAGLAADLITTETGRYEQLPSRWRSQLAELPAPPPRNRPDRFTYASALLGLYRLLLRLPAIEPVGPPPGAPGLRLRLPPAHDEPRMLTRIRALLAKAEATGFPEEAEALTTKAQELMARHSIDEALLAARTHSKEAPGACRIGVDAPYETAKAILLDAVASANRCRAVWNSDLGFSTVVGFEPDLEAVELLHTSLLVQGTAAMAKAEAGQRAGGRKRTKTFRQSFLMAYVQRLGARLAADTARVTAASVSEEGAAAGDLLPVLAARDVAVTDAADRMFPETTSTRVRGVSDGEGWAHGTAAADRARMGERRPGIDGPGSGNART; this is translated from the coding sequence ATGGAACCGGTGATCGACCAGGCATTCGCGGCAGCGCTCTACTCGGACGGCGACGCCGGCCTCGACACCGGTGCCTCCCTTCTCGCCGCCGACCCGACGGCGGATGCGGAACTGTTCCGGCGCGGCGAGGAGTTCGTCCGGCGCGCCTGGGAGCGAGGCTGGCAGCCCGCCGACGTCGTGCGGATCGTCCGCCGCGAACTCGACGAGACGCGGGCCGGGCTCGCCGCCGACCTGATCACCACGGAGACCGGACGGTACGAGCAGCTGCCGTCCCGCTGGCGGTCGCAGCTCGCCGAGCTTCCCGCGCCGCCGCCCCGGAACCGGCCCGACCGGTTCACGTACGCCTCCGCCCTGCTCGGTCTCTACCGGCTGCTGCTCCGGCTCCCCGCGATCGAGCCGGTCGGCCCGCCGCCCGGCGCCCCCGGCCTGCGGCTCCGTCTGCCGCCTGCGCACGACGAACCCCGCATGCTGACCCGGATCCGCGCCCTGCTCGCGAAGGCGGAGGCGACCGGGTTCCCGGAGGAGGCGGAGGCCCTGACCACCAAGGCGCAGGAGCTGATGGCTCGGCACTCCATCGACGAGGCCCTTCTCGCCGCCCGTACGCACAGCAAGGAGGCGCCGGGCGCCTGCCGGATCGGGGTCGATGCCCCGTACGAGACGGCGAAGGCGATCCTGCTCGACGCCGTCGCCTCGGCCAACCGCTGCCGCGCGGTGTGGAACAGCGACCTCGGCTTCTCGACGGTCGTCGGCTTCGAACCGGACCTGGAGGCCGTGGAACTGCTCCACACCTCCCTGTTGGTCCAGGGCACGGCGGCGATGGCGAAGGCCGAGGCGGGACAGCGGGCCGGCGGACGCAAGCGGACCAAGACGTTCCGTCAGTCCTTCTTGATGGCGTACGTCCAGCGGCTGGGCGCTCGGCTCGCGGCCGACACCGCCCGGGTGACCGCGGCCTCGGTCTCGGAGGAGGGGGCTGCCGCCGGCGATCTGCTCCCGGTCCTCGCGGCGCGGGACGTGGCGGTCACGGACGCCGCGGACCGGATGTTCCCGGAGACGACGAGCACCCGGGTGCGCGGAGTGTCGGACGGCGAGGGCTGGGCGCACGGTACGGCTGCCGCCGACCGGGCCCGGATGGGCGAGCGGAGGCCGGGCATCGACGGTCCCGGTAGCGGAAACGCGCGAACGTGA
- a CDS encoding FUSC family protein, producing MSWLRALKETARSGLKIERRRLEPLIAIRGAAGLALVIGVGLAFFGPVVAASSAFGAFQAAIATFQRSWRPRPVLALVSGVSLAVSTFLGYLTGSHVLLFMALLVLWTFVAGLAWAAGPTAGIIASSNVAIMLVTITLPTSVAEAALHGTVIAFGGVVQATLIVLFPVRRWGAQRDALADALAAEADYARRLRHDPVAEFDPVPLMTARSAAAVTPRQARRRPAELRGSRGVAERIRPVLASLADPGMGVPDEGPERDRVRELLAAAGSVLDAAARAIRHGDPVRLAAPAVATLKTPDTSELLGGPARRAADRLGVLLADVIETAEGEGTKEEQAEAAETAGVIAPHRRRPTLLRLVPVVLGSMRAEIRPGSPILRHAVRVAVVVAVGYLLGVALPFGHGYWAPMAAVMVMRPEFSQTYARSVARFGGTVVGVFLATVIVQAAHPGVGLSAVLAVVCALLMYLLMRTGYAVAQACISAYVVFLLGMAGDDWSQTVLERVVLTLVGGLLAMASYAVYPAWETPRLRNRLGDWLACDGRYAASVVDQYADPVERGRDDVRAALLATRMARIAWQEAVATAQHEPVRNRGLSRAAADATQHVLAQFSRAAMLMEAHLPEGGATPVPAAAQFADALRRATERGAKDVRERRVPRWGAVREALAQWDEEDRLRGQAADPVVRNGAGLLLETLEEFSRGLDGSTAGSAGAGSAGRN from the coding sequence ATGAGCTGGCTCCGGGCGCTGAAGGAGACCGCCCGCTCGGGGTTGAAGATCGAGCGGCGGCGCCTCGAACCGCTCATCGCGATCCGCGGCGCGGCCGGGCTCGCCCTGGTCATCGGGGTCGGCCTCGCCTTCTTCGGGCCGGTGGTCGCCGCCAGTTCCGCGTTCGGCGCGTTCCAGGCGGCCATCGCCACGTTCCAGCGCAGCTGGCGCCCCAGGCCGGTCCTCGCCCTGGTCTCCGGCGTGAGTCTCGCCGTATCGACGTTCCTCGGTTATCTCACCGGTTCCCATGTCCTGCTGTTCATGGCCCTGCTGGTGCTCTGGACGTTCGTGGCCGGGCTGGCCTGGGCGGCGGGGCCGACGGCCGGCATCATCGCGTCGTCCAACGTCGCGATCATGCTGGTCACTATCACCCTCCCCACCTCCGTCGCCGAGGCCGCCCTGCACGGCACGGTGATCGCGTTCGGCGGTGTGGTCCAGGCGACGCTGATCGTCCTCTTCCCGGTACGCAGATGGGGCGCCCAGCGCGACGCCCTCGCCGACGCGCTGGCGGCCGAGGCCGACTACGCCCGCAGGCTGCGCCACGACCCGGTGGCCGAGTTCGACCCGGTCCCGTTGATGACGGCCCGCAGCGCCGCCGCCGTCACCCCGCGCCAGGCCCGTCGCCGCCCGGCCGAACTGCGCGGCTCCCGCGGCGTGGCCGAACGGATCAGACCGGTGCTCGCCTCACTCGCCGACCCGGGGATGGGCGTCCCGGACGAAGGTCCCGAACGGGACCGGGTACGCGAACTCCTGGCCGCCGCCGGATCCGTACTGGACGCGGCGGCCCGCGCGATCCGCCACGGCGACCCGGTGCGGCTCGCCGCCCCCGCCGTCGCGACCCTGAAGACCCCTGACACGAGCGAGCTTCTGGGCGGCCCGGCCCGCCGGGCCGCCGACCGTCTCGGCGTGCTGCTCGCCGATGTCATCGAGACCGCCGAGGGCGAGGGCACGAAGGAGGAGCAGGCCGAGGCCGCCGAGACCGCCGGTGTGATCGCCCCGCACCGCCGCCGACCCACCCTGCTGCGACTGGTCCCCGTCGTCCTGGGGTCGATGCGTGCCGAGATCCGCCCCGGCTCGCCGATCCTCCGGCACGCCGTCCGGGTCGCCGTCGTCGTCGCCGTCGGCTATCTCCTCGGCGTCGCGCTGCCGTTCGGGCACGGCTACTGGGCGCCGATGGCCGCCGTCATGGTGATGCGGCCCGAGTTCTCCCAGACGTACGCACGTTCCGTGGCCCGGTTCGGCGGCACCGTCGTCGGGGTCTTCCTCGCCACGGTCATCGTCCAGGCCGCCCATCCCGGCGTGGGTCTCTCCGCCGTCCTCGCCGTCGTCTGCGCCCTGCTGATGTACCTGCTGATGCGCACCGGCTACGCGGTCGCCCAGGCCTGCATCTCCGCGTACGTCGTCTTCCTGCTCGGCATGGCCGGCGACGACTGGTCGCAGACCGTACTCGAACGCGTCGTCCTCACCCTCGTCGGCGGGCTGCTCGCGATGGCCTCGTACGCCGTCTACCCGGCCTGGGAGACCCCACGGCTCCGCAACCGGCTGGGCGACTGGCTGGCCTGCGACGGGCGGTACGCCGCCTCCGTCGTCGACCAGTACGCGGACCCGGTGGAACGGGGCCGCGACGACGTCCGGGCCGCGCTCCTCGCCACCCGCATGGCCCGCATCGCCTGGCAGGAGGCGGTCGCGACCGCCCAGCACGAACCGGTGCGCAACCGTGGTCTGTCCCGCGCCGCCGCCGATGCCACCCAGCACGTGCTCGCCCAGTTCAGTCGCGCCGCCATGTTGATGGAGGCTCACCTTCCGGAGGGCGGCGCCACACCCGTACCCGCCGCCGCGCAGTTCGCCGACGCGCTGCGCCGCGCCACCGAGAGGGGCGCGAAGGACGTGCGGGAGCGCCGCGTACCGCGCTGGGGCGCGGTCCGTGAGGCGCTCGCACAGTGGGACGAGGAGGACCGCCTGCGCGGGCAGGCGGCCGACCCGGTCGTGCGGAACGGGGCCGGTCTGCTGCTGGAAACCCTGGAGGAGTTCTCCCGGGGCCTGGACGGCTCCACGGCCGGCTCGGCCGGAGCCGGCAGTGCCGGACGGAACTGA
- a CDS encoding DUF397 domain-containing protein — protein sequence MHHVYNGMAATELRGVVWQKSRHSNSQGSCVEFAKLPDGDVAMRNSRHPDGPALVYTPAEIEALLLGVKDGEFDHLIAGH from the coding sequence GTGCACCACGTGTACAACGGCATGGCGGCCACAGAGCTTCGCGGAGTCGTCTGGCAGAAGAGCAGGCACAGCAACTCCCAAGGATCTTGCGTGGAGTTCGCAAAACTGCCCGACGGGGATGTGGCGATGCGGAATTCACGCCATCCCGACGGGCCCGCCCTGGTCTATACGCCGGCCGAGATAGAGGCGTTGCTGCTCGGCGTGAAGGACGGGGAGTTCGACCACCTGATAGCGGGACACTGA
- a CDS encoding ATP-binding protein yields the protein MGTNGSTMLEPLRQGLPPIDPSAVSGSATCTLPARYEAVGGARQFTRATLNRWELSDRFDDVALVVSELVTNALRHALPADAPRDPQDPPVRLHLMRWTSRLVCAVRDPSEESPVAAEAADSAESGRGLFLVESFSDSWGWHLSPAPGAENLSAGVPAPRGKVVWALFRLSGDA from the coding sequence ATGGGGACGAATGGATCGACGATGCTCGAGCCGTTACGGCAGGGGCTTCCCCCCATCGATCCCTCAGCCGTCTCCGGATCAGCCACCTGCACCCTTCCCGCCCGGTACGAAGCCGTGGGCGGGGCCAGGCAGTTCACCAGGGCGACGCTGAACCGGTGGGAACTGAGCGACCGCTTCGACGATGTCGCGCTCGTCGTCTCCGAACTCGTCACCAATGCCTTGCGGCACGCGCTGCCGGCGGACGCCCCGAGAGACCCCCAGGACCCGCCCGTACGGCTGCACTTGATGCGCTGGACCTCGCGACTGGTGTGCGCGGTGCGCGACCCCAGCGAGGAGAGCCCTGTCGCCGCCGAGGCCGCGGACTCCGCGGAGTCGGGCCGGGGACTGTTCCTGGTGGAGTCGTTCAGCGACAGCTGGGGCTGGCACCTGTCCCCCGCGCCGGGCGCGGAGAACCTGTCGGCGGGGGTGCCGGCACCGCGCGGCAAGGTGGTCTGGGCGCTGTTCCGGCTGTCCGGCGACGCATGA
- a CDS encoding helix-turn-helix domain-containing protein, whose product MGRVGPVAAGESSGSVVRRILLGSQLRRLRDSRGITREAAGYSIRASESKISRMELGRVSFKARDVEDLLTLYGVTDEAERDSLLGLAREANVAGWWHSYGDVLPGWFQTYIGLEGAASLIRIYEVQFVHGLLQTEAYAHAVVSRGMRGGPAAEIDRRVALRLERQKVLVSERAPRFHAVLDEAALRRPYGEREVMRAQLRHLIEMSEQPNITLQVMPFSFGGHAGESGSFTMLSFPESDLSDIVYLEQLTSALYLDKREEVAQYEKAMARLHQDSPGPEESRDLLRGLLQLT is encoded by the coding sequence ATGGGGAGGGTTGGACCAGTGGCGGCAGGCGAGTCGAGTGGATCTGTGGTGCGGCGCATCCTGCTGGGCTCACAGCTCAGGCGGCTGCGCGACTCACGCGGCATCACCCGCGAGGCGGCCGGCTACTCCATCCGGGCTTCCGAATCGAAGATCAGCCGCATGGAGTTGGGACGGGTGAGCTTCAAGGCCAGGGACGTCGAGGACCTGCTCACGCTCTACGGCGTCACGGACGAGGCGGAGCGCGACTCCCTGCTCGGCCTCGCGCGCGAGGCCAATGTGGCGGGCTGGTGGCACAGTTACGGAGATGTGCTGCCGGGCTGGTTCCAGACCTACATCGGTCTGGAGGGGGCGGCCTCGCTCATCCGGATCTACGAAGTCCAGTTCGTCCACGGCCTGTTGCAGACCGAGGCCTACGCCCATGCCGTCGTCTCCCGCGGCATGCGCGGCGGCCCCGCCGCCGAGATCGACCGCCGGGTCGCGCTCCGGCTGGAGCGGCAGAAGGTCCTCGTCTCCGAACGGGCGCCGCGCTTCCACGCCGTACTGGACGAGGCCGCGCTGCGCCGCCCGTACGGCGAACGCGAAGTGATGCGGGCGCAATTGCGGCATCTGATCGAAATGTCGGAGCAGCCGAACATCACGCTCCAGGTGATGCCCTTCAGTTTTGGCGGGCATGCGGGCGAGAGCGGCTCCTTTACGATGCTGAGTTTCCCGGAATCCGATCTGTCGGACATTGTCTATTTGGAGCAGCTGACAAGTGCGCTCTATCTGGACAAGCGCGAGGAAGTCGCTCAGTACGAAAAAGCTATGGCGCGGCTCCATCAGGACAGTCCGGGTCCCGAAGAGAGCCGTGATCTGCTCCGCGGCCTCCTCCAACTGACCTGA
- a CDS encoding aldehyde dehydrogenase family protein: MSFFNELANQYIDGEWRTGSGSWDIIDFNPYNGEKLAAITVATAQEVDEAYRAAERAQRIWADTNPYERRLVLERALRITDELTEDIIGAIVDELGGTRLKAEYEIRCAKDFLREAIQQALRPEGRILPSPVAGKENRVYRLPVGVIGVISPFNFPFLVAMKSVAPALALGNAVVIKPNQNAPVVGGGLIAKIFEEAGLPAGLLNVLVTDIAEIGDALIAHPVPKVISFAGSDRVGRHVGATAGGLFKRAVLELSGNSALVVLDDADIDYAVDAAVFSRFVYQGQVCMAANRILVDRSVAPEFTEKFIAKVAALRTGDPRDPATQIGPVINTFQADALTALVDQAIAEGATALVRGRTHGNLVEPTVLAGLPDDSPLLAQEIFGPVALLMTFDGEEDAVRIANDSPYGLSGAVHTADAERGVRFAKRIVTGMFHVNDSTIQDDPLVAFGGEKFSGTGRLNGDATVEAFTTQKWISIQHGRTEFSL, from the coding sequence ATGTCCTTCTTCAATGAGCTGGCCAACCAGTACATCGACGGTGAGTGGCGGACCGGTTCCGGCTCCTGGGACATCATCGATTTCAATCCGTACAACGGCGAAAAGCTCGCCGCGATCACCGTCGCCACCGCACAGGAGGTCGACGAGGCCTATCGCGCCGCCGAGCGCGCCCAGCGGATCTGGGCCGACACCAATCCGTACGAACGCCGCCTCGTCCTCGAACGCGCCCTGCGCATCACCGATGAACTCACCGAGGACATCATCGGCGCGATCGTCGACGAGCTGGGCGGCACCCGGCTCAAGGCGGAGTACGAGATCCGCTGCGCCAAGGACTTCCTGCGCGAGGCGATCCAGCAGGCGCTGCGCCCCGAGGGCCGGATCCTGCCGTCTCCGGTGGCCGGCAAGGAGAACCGCGTCTACCGCCTGCCGGTCGGCGTCATAGGGGTGATCAGCCCCTTCAACTTCCCCTTCCTGGTGGCGATGAAGTCGGTCGCCCCGGCCCTGGCGCTGGGCAACGCGGTCGTCATCAAGCCCAACCAGAACGCTCCGGTGGTCGGCGGCGGACTGATCGCCAAGATCTTCGAGGAGGCCGGGCTGCCCGCCGGGCTGCTCAACGTCCTGGTCACCGACATCGCCGAGATCGGCGACGCGCTCATAGCGCACCCCGTACCCAAGGTGATCTCCTTCGCCGGCTCGGACCGGGTCGGCCGTCATGTCGGCGCGACCGCCGGCGGACTCTTCAAGCGTGCCGTCCTCGAACTCAGCGGCAACAGCGCTCTGGTGGTGCTGGACGACGCGGACATCGACTACGCGGTCGACGCGGCGGTCTTCAGCCGCTTCGTCTACCAGGGGCAGGTCTGCATGGCCGCCAACCGCATCCTGGTGGACCGCTCGGTCGCGCCGGAGTTCACCGAGAAGTTCATCGCCAAGGTGGCCGCGCTCAGGACCGGCGACCCGCGGGACCCGGCCACCCAGATCGGCCCCGTCATCAACACCTTCCAGGCCGACGCGCTGACCGCCCTGGTCGACCAGGCGATCGCGGAAGGCGCCACGGCGCTCGTGCGGGGCCGTACCCACGGCAACCTCGTCGAGCCCACCGTCCTCGCCGGGCTGCCGGACGACTCCCCGCTGCTGGCCCAGGAGATCTTCGGCCCGGTGGCGCTGCTGATGACGTTCGACGGCGAGGAGGACGCCGTACGGATCGCCAACGACTCCCCGTACGGGCTGAGCGGCGCCGTGCACACGGCCGACGCCGAACGCGGGGTGCGGTTCGCGAAGCGCATCGTCACCGGGATGTTCCACGTGAACGACTCCACCATCCAGGACGACCCGCTGGTGGCCTTCGGTGGCGAGAAGTTCTCCGGAACCGGGCGGCTGAACGGCGATGCCACCGTGGAGGCGTTCACCACCCAGAAGTGGATCTCGATCCAGCACGGCCGGACCGAATTCTCGCTCTGA
- a CDS encoding DinB family protein, which yields MVTHVPAEARGDERGALLSFVEAQRGAIRRSLIGLTEEQAASRPSASGLSLSGLLKHVAETELNWLCLAQQRPNEKARTEETWADSFRLVGDETVPQMLEFWAKVAAETEEFIHSVESMNDTFPLPEAPWFPADEKCSMRWLLVHLVEEIARHAGHADIIRESLDGRTAFELVAQEAGYPSQS from the coding sequence ATGGTCACTCACGTTCCCGCAGAGGCCCGCGGCGACGAGCGCGGCGCGCTCCTCTCCTTCGTCGAGGCACAGCGCGGCGCGATCCGGCGCTCGCTGATCGGGCTGACCGAGGAGCAGGCGGCGAGCCGGCCCAGCGCCAGTGGACTCTCCCTCTCCGGGCTGCTCAAGCATGTCGCCGAGACCGAGCTGAACTGGTTGTGTCTCGCCCAGCAGCGCCCCAATGAGAAGGCCCGCACCGAGGAGACGTGGGCGGACAGCTTCCGGCTGGTCGGGGACGAGACCGTCCCGCAGATGCTGGAGTTCTGGGCGAAGGTGGCGGCGGAGACCGAGGAGTTCATCCACTCGGTGGAGAGCATGAACGACACGTTCCCGCTGCCCGAGGCGCCCTGGTTCCCGGCGGACGAGAAGTGCTCGATGCGCTGGCTGCTGGTCCATCTCGTCGAGGAGATCGCCCGGCACGCCGGGCATGCCGACATCATCCGGGAGTCCCTGGACGGCCGTACCGCGTTCGAGCTGGTCGCGCAGGAGGCGGGCTACCCTAGTCAAAGTTGA
- a CDS encoding PadR family transcriptional regulator, whose protein sequence is MSAIRLLVLGAVRQHGRAHGYQVRNDLEYWGAHEWSNAKPGSIYHALKQMAKQGLLVAHETAPSIAGGPPRTEYEITERGTEEYLALLRAALTAYDQKMDVLSAGIGFIVDLERSEAVTLLKERVAGLAAWRASVTEYYTPEDGPESLGHIGEIMNMWVHSADAGAEWTRGLIARIEGGAYTFSGEGDPFVGVLTEGEENPYATGVQDPGDND, encoded by the coding sequence ATGTCCGCGATCCGGCTGCTGGTCCTCGGAGCCGTGCGGCAGCACGGCCGGGCGCACGGCTATCAGGTCCGCAACGACCTGGAGTACTGGGGCGCCCACGAGTGGTCCAACGCCAAGCCGGGCTCGATCTATCACGCCCTGAAGCAGATGGCGAAGCAAGGGCTGCTGGTCGCCCATGAGACCGCTCCGAGCATTGCGGGCGGCCCGCCCCGCACCGAGTACGAGATCACCGAGCGGGGCACGGAGGAGTACCTCGCGCTGCTGCGTGCGGCGCTGACCGCGTACGACCAGAAGATGGACGTGCTGTCGGCAGGCATCGGCTTCATCGTCGACCTGGAGCGGTCGGAGGCGGTCACGCTGCTGAAGGAGCGGGTGGCGGGGCTGGCGGCCTGGCGGGCCTCGGTCACCGAGTACTACACGCCGGAGGACGGGCCCGAGTCGCTGGGCCACATCGGCGAGATCATGAACATGTGGGTCCACTCGGCGGACGCCGGGGCCGAGTGGACGCGAGGGCTGATCGCGCGGATCGAGGGAGGCGCGTACACCTTCTCGGGGGAGGGCGATCCGTTCGTCGGCGTACTCACCGAGGGCGAGGAGAACCCGTACGCGACCGGTGTCCAGGATCCCGGGGACAACGACTAA